CTACTGCGTCAGAAACACCCGTCACACCACCGGCAACAACCCCGACCGATACCGCTGCAACGCCAACCGATGCCACCACGCCGCCCATTGCCGGTGAAGTCAGCATCAAAATGGAATTCGCCGAAGAAGTCTGGATGCAAATCAAAGGTGATGATAAAAAGACCTTGTTCGAGTCCCTCAACACGGCTGGCAACATTAAAGAATTCAAAGCCACACCGCCGTTGAATGTCAAAATCGGTAATGCACCGGGCGTTAAGATTTTCGTCAATGGTCAACCCTTCGATTTGACCACACACACCAAAGGCAGCGTTGCCCGTTTCCGAGTCGAGTAAGCATGAGCAAAAATATCCAATCTATCCGGGGGATGAATGACATTCTGCCGGATGCTACCCCCGCATGGCAGTACCTTGAAAACACTGCCCGCACCTTGCTGAATCGCTACGGCTACAGCGAAATCCGTATGCCTATCGTCGAGCAAACCGATTTGTTTTCGCGTGCTGTCGGCGAAGTGACCGATATTGTTGAAAAGGAAATGTACACCTTTACCGATCGCAACGATGACAGCTTAAGTTTACGCCCGGAAGGTACGGCTGGCTGTATTCGTGCCGGAATTCAACACGGGCTGCTGCATAATCAGCAACAACGCCTGTGGTATACCGGCCCGATGTTCCGCCATGAACGCCCCCAAAAAGGCCGTTACCGTCAATTCCACCAAATTGGCGTGGAAGCGTTCGGCATGGCGGGGCCGGATATTGACGCCGAACTCATCTCCATGACTGCGCGGTTATGGAAAAGCCTTGGGCTGCGCAACTTGCGTTTGGAATTAAACACGCTAGGCACGCCCGAATGCCGTCATACTTACCGTGAATTACTGGTGGAGTATTTCACCGCGCATCACGATGCACTTGATGAGGATTCCAAACGCCGCCTGCACACCAACCCGTTGCGAATTTTGGACACCAAAAATCCTGACCTGAAGGAAATTGTAGCCGCAGCACCCAGCCT
The sequence above is drawn from the Thiothrix subterranea genome and encodes:
- the hisS gene encoding histidine--tRNA ligase, which codes for MSKNIQSIRGMNDILPDATPAWQYLENTARTLLNRYGYSEIRMPIVEQTDLFSRAVGEVTDIVEKEMYTFTDRNDDSLSLRPEGTAGCIRAGIQHGLLHNQQQRLWYTGPMFRHERPQKGRYRQFHQIGVEAFGMAGPDIDAELISMTARLWKSLGLRNLRLELNTLGTPECRHTYRELLVEYFTAHHDALDEDSKRRLHTNPLRILDTKNPDLKEIVAAAPSLHDHLDAVSREHFATLRSLLDSMGIAYEVNPRLVRGLDYYTHMVFEWVTDDLGAQSTVCAGGRYDGLVEQLGGKPTPGVGFGMGLERLILLLETQGITPPVTAPDVYLIMAGTAAIQTGLTLAETLRDALPDLRLISNGGEGSFKTQMKRADKSSASFALILGENEVERGEIGLKPLRDGGEQITLPLSQVAQHLAVLLEKTQ